The sequence GCACCCTTGTACTTATGGTCCTGGCACTGGTGAGTACCCACCCactggaaagagaaagggaagtggGAAAGCAGTAATGCAAAATGGAGGATTACAGCTAAGCAGGTCAAAGTTGTCGTAACTTCCCCCTTGCAAGGGTCTCAGATTGTTATCATAAGCACACGCCTGTGTGCTGAGATATGACACACAGGCATGGGCAGTTTAGGAATGTCTGTCCTGGTTTGCATGTAATTCAAAAGGAGGCTGAAAGGGGGGCCCACAGGCCTTCATAAATACAAGTTTTGTTTTAGCAAAGCTGTGCAAAATTGGTCATTTGTGAATGCTGTGCTAGTACAGTGATGAAAATATGGCTCTTTCTGCTATTTATTACTGCAGGGCTGTTTCTGGGATCTTAAAATGGttggttttctgtgttttgttttacaataaaaaaataaaaatgcaaatcaaaACCTACAATCTATTTATCTACTGTGCCCCTGTCTGGAAGCAGGGAATGCAAGAGAGTTAGGATACGGACTTGCTAAACACTGAGCAGAGGAGATAGCAGATGGGCAGTGTGGTGTTTTCagttgtgggtttttcttttttttttttaatcccttctTATGGGTGTCATGGCAGCTCTTTACTCTGGAGTGTCGTTTTCAAGGTGCCATCACAACTTCTGTCCGGGGAGGGAAATCTCCTGCTTTTATCTTCAGTAATTAACATTGAAACAGTTGTGTGCCCTAAGTTTTAAGAAGGACTGGAGCATCACatgaaaagcatttgcaagACAGTCCTCCCCTCAGTGTAGAGCGGAAGATGTAGAATGCTCAACAGATGGAGGGCTGAGGTATGTTAATGGGTGCAGACTGAGCTGAAATAGGTGAGCTCTACGCAGCAGACCTTTACTTAAGGCCATACCACTGTCTCAGTGCCTTTTGTTTGCTCCTCAACAGGCTGTGCACAGGAGAAGAAAGTCGCCAAAAGCAAAGTAGGGGAAAAAGTCGGCCTGCCTTGTTGTTACAAAATTCCCAGCTCAGAGAGCCTGCAAAACTACCGAGTGTATTGGCAGATGAACGTTACCGATGTGGTGCTGGCCTACTCAGGGGGAGAAAAGATCCTTGAGAACCCACGCTATGTCAACCGGACAAAGTTGGACTTTGAGAACCTCACCCTGTGGATCTCTGGTGTGGAAATCCTGGACAGTGGCCCTTACCAGTGTATTGTTCAGAGTCTCCAGTCTTCACCGGACAAACCTGGATCTCATCTTTTGTGTGGAGAGCCCGTGACCCTCTTTGTTACTGGTAGGTGGGTTGCCTCCCCACGTGTGAGGCTTTCTAGTGCCAACCTCTAGGGAGAAGGGATATTCCTTGAAGCTTTCAGCATAGTGTAGCAGAGACTTTCACCATGATGCCTGAAAGGGAGCCAGAGTGTGCATTAAGCCTGCTGTAAGGCTCCTCTGTGCCACAGAAGCACTTCCAAGGGGCTGGCCTGCACATgggctgcacagcagctccaCAACCCAAGGCAGAGCTTAGCTGAAGATTTGAGGCTTTTTACCTCAAAGAAACCACTCAAGTTCCTCATCCAAGTTGCTCAAAATGAATCTGAATCTTTTCTTGGAGGCTACAAAAAGTTCCATTGACATGATTTTCCATTTGCACCACTGTTTTTTGTGGTGGTTGGTTTCAGCCAAAAGCAGAGATATTGGTAagatacacatatatatttatatatacatttgaATACCTTTAGCAGCAGAGAGTTCCAGAAATCCTCCAAACAAGTTGGTGAAGGAGCATTCTTCCCATCTTGAATGAAATTCCTCAGCAAAAATATTCCCAAGCTCCTGAGATCTGGCCACTGCTTGCTGACCCAAGTGAATGAGTGATGGACATCTCTGCAAGGAGTCACATTCAGTTGTCTTTATGGgagccaaaaataaaatagggaACTGGATTGTTAGAACCCTCTCTCCCCATGGAGGGGAGTATTGCTGAGGGCTGAGAAGATAGCCACATGAAAAATGCGTAGCAATGAATCTCTTCCTCACCACAAATACTCTAATTTCATGCCTTCCAGAAAACCTCCATTCTgttttatcagaaataaataagtgaTTGACTATAGTCTATAGAAAAAGATGCCAGGGCTGGAGGGAGAATGCAATACATAAAGGTCAGAAAGCTTATGATAGTCAAGGGACATCTCATAGGAGGTTATTTGCTTTGACCATGGatttctaaatgttttctaaatctttctttcttcagctgaCTTCAGCAAGCCGAATGTAGAAAGAGAAGTAACTGCTAGTTCATGTGAATCGACAGAAATGGTGGTAAGATGTTCTTCTCATGGAGGTTTCCCCAAACCCAAAATCTATGGAGTCCTCAACAACGTGTCTGTGGTGTTGAATACCACCTGGGAGTCCGAGTCCAGCCTCAGCCCGTACAACGTCACTGGTACACTGTGGCTCAACGTGTCCAAAGATATCAACTTCACTTGCTTCGTTGAATATGATGGCTTACTCAGGTCCACCAGCTTGCTTCTAGGTAGGTTTTCATACTATGTagattgctccaaaaataatacctcctctatttctttctgtggaagctacaacagatacaaagagcacagtaacactaatcaatagctgagaatttgctttacgAAACACTACTTTTTAGCATAGTCATCGCTATTAGTTATGCATTcttgccagtgatgaacaagaacctgcatgccatgcccataaaaatctgcaccaacaGGAGTGACcctctgtttcacagctgctatgaccAGCGTAATTGCTGAagtgcaccacccaccacctctttgtgtttgtgtatggtttggtctccataaatgttcagcaagcattgacAATGGCTGCAActttttctacatggaggaattaCATGACACACCTCTGCTTCAAATGCCcctccatgtcagatgccattgtttcagactgcttctctgctgccatctgttgcatggcaacaacatgtaatggaatattagtGGGGAAgtttcagcctctactgccatgatgttgtgggccaacatccAAAagtaggaggtattacttttggaacagccctTGTAGTTTGTATTACAGAACTATTTTGTTGAACCTGCTGAGTTGCCTCTTTGAGGAAGTGTTAGATCACTGTATATTTCCTCATATGAGGATGACCCAGTGATTCCACGAGCAGCCCACCAAGATAGTTCAGTTGGCTCTTAAGTTgaaggggggagaggggaaaggtGGAGAGATGAATTACATCACTGACTGATGAATGATCAGATGGCTCAGGCTTCCCATTGTTCTGTGGTGAATCACAGCTGGGTTGACAGGGCGCTTGGATCCTGCTGTGATCAGGTGGTGTCAGCACCAGTGGCTCTCACAGCTTGGGGCTGCCACCACTCAGTGTTCTTCTGTACCAGCATGGTCTCACTGCTAGTAGTGTGACGCAGACCTTATGTTTGAATGGAGGGACTTGAGAAATGTATGTGCCTCAAAGGTGGCGATTACAAAGAATTTCCTTACTTCATAAGCATGTTTGTTCCTGCTTCAGTGATAGAAGTAGTTAGCTGGAGGACTAGacaaaatactgctttcatACACATTTAATATTGAGTTAACTCAAACAGATAAAATTCCATCACTGTGTTTGGCCTAGAAGTGATAATGTAATAGCTAAGTCTGTCCCTTGAAAAGCTTGAGGGACAAGTGGGAACAGCATGAGGCAAGGAAGCACACTATAGTCTACGTGTTTTGCAGCAGAAAGGGAtttgcaaaaaaattaaaaaaaaaaaatccttttggcTCTATTATTGccaaagaaaaagtattttaaaatatgtctcTAGGTCTGAAGTTTTCACTGCAGAGATGCAGACATCTTGAAGGGAAGCTAGAAAAGTGCTGTGTTTCCCAGGAATTGTACCTTATTCATCAAGGTACTTTATTTATCAGTCTTTCTAAAATCAAAGGGGGTTATGAGGAGAAGTGTCATTCAGCTTCAGGACAAATGCTGGAAGTCAGTGCTTCATGAATATTGGTTATCAATGGGCATAGTGTGTAATCTCCCTAGAGATGATGATAGAAAAAGAAGGTTATGAATATCATACAGAGAAAATGAGAGTGACAAAATAGAAGTAATAGTAACATGTTGTCACACCTTCTCAGAGAAAGGTGCAATCAACAATGAGGACATAATCACAAAGCCCTTGCCTTTTGACTTTTAAGAAGTGCAACCACTCCCACTTTGGCACAGTGATAATAGTCCTCCAAACAAGTCTTCTGTGCATGTGTACTTCTGAACAGAACAGAGCTTCTGGTAAACACAAGAGACTAACTCTGCATTGGGGGACATAGGAGGCCAGATAGTACAGCAGGTCAAAGTAGCATCTTAGAAGAAGGTGGATGGTGCTTCATTGTGCTAAATGTAGACGATGAAAATCTGAAGACATATGAACAGATACCCAGTGTGTCCTTTCTCTTAAATTAGGATTGTCCTGAACCATATACATGGTCTCTTATCTACTCATATTTCCAAATGGTTGAATTGTTATCTGCAGTGGTGAAAAGCCAAAAGATACAGACCCACTGATGCTGAACTGTCTGCTAAgatccttttccttctgtgttgaGAATGACACCTCCAGTCTATTaaatacatagaatcatagagttaccaaggttggaaaaggcctccagatcatccagtccaaactgtccacctaccaccactatttcccactaaaccatgtccctcagtacaacatctaaatgtttcttgaccACCTACAGGGACAGTGACTACACTatttccctgagcagcccattccagcacctgaccatttttttttttttggaggaaaNNNNNNNNNNNNNNNNNNNNNNNNNNNNNNNNNNNNNNNNNNNNNNNNNNNNNNNNNNNNNNNNNNNNNNNNNNNNNNNNNNNNNNNNNNNNNNNNNNNNTTGCATGGGTTACAAGTAAATTGTTTACATTATTAGAAAAGTAGATCCTGGATAAAATGAAGGAATGCACTACTGCTTTCCAGCTTGGGGGTGgtggaaggaaagcagcagctggaggtggggaagaaagaagatagcacagcagagctggggaaaaTGTAACGTTATTCCATGCGGCACTGATTGGTAATGCTGCCAGACAGCTGTTTGCAAGTGGATGTAATGTGGAGCGGAGCAGCAAGAACTGTGAGAGTGCTGCTCGGTCCCTTGGGGAGGGGCTTGCATCTCCCCCTTCCCACCCAGCCCCTGAGCCAGCTAGCTGACCTCACAGCATGGTTACACTAATGCCTTCCCCCAGTTCTGGATTTCTGTGCCACCTTCAGATGGGAAGAGAACCACCATCACGCCTTTCAATGTCTGCACTCTGGCTCCCTGAGTCTTGTAGGGCTTTATTCATGCTGCTTAAAAtgtcagcacagagctctgcaaagaGGTGGTGGTGTAGGGATGACTGCTCTGGGGACATCCTTCAGACTCAGGCATGGTGTGTGCTCAGATCTTCTCAGACCTTGTTCTTCAGATCTTCCATCCTCTTCTTTGAGAGCGAGGTATTTATGGAACCATCCCTTACCAAATGAGTGTTGTGATTGTAACTTGTAGTACTGGATTTCTTCTTGCTGAGGGTGAAAAGGTGCAAAGTCCACCTGCTGATTTGTGCTCCAGGGTGGAAACTGAAAGCAGGTTCCAAAGCAGCAGGTAACCATGATTTAGAGGTTTAATTAAGAGGGTTAATGTAAGGCTGTCATTAAATTAGAGGGTTAACATGAGACATGTTATCCAGTATTGTGTCAGAGTACCGCAGATGACCACCAGCCCTCTGGCACTGCACTGTCACCTTCTGAGCTCCCAGGTGTACAGAGGCCACCTGTCCACTTGTACACCCCCCTGCAAAATGACAGGTGATGGCTATGTGCTCGGATGACCCacctggcagtgctgagcttgGACGCAGGAAAAAGGCTGGAGAGGAGGTGAGATTGTCAGTCATCCAAAAAGCCTCATTTGGCAGCTGAACCCACACAAGTGTGTGAATGCATCCAGAGGATGTGGCACTGGTACAGATGGTCCTTTGTATGAAGAGcttctgcctcttctttctgGGGTGCACAGCGAGccaaggcagagctggagctctcGGACAGGGTGAATGGAGGAGCTTCTGTTCATGATGGGATGGGGAAGTTGGTGGTTATCAGAGTGCTGTTCTGGGAGTTGGAATCTAGTAAAAggcagggagaaaaaggaatgggaaggcaagaggaggaagagggagagtGGAAGTGGCAGGTGGGAAGAAGACTTATGTAGGTGGTGAAGAACAGTGGGATGTGTAAGAGAGTGGCATCcaggaggtgctggagcaaGGGAGGGCTGTGTGTAGGAATGGACGATCAAAGGGCCATGGCTAGATGGGGTGGAGGGAATATGCTCACTCCCTCCTGCAGTGGGAGGAGGCCCACCAGAAATATGGCACCACCACCTCTGGCTGGTCTCCTGCTGTGGGCCTTGTAGGGGCTCTTTGCTACCCTTTTCATGTGTCCTTCAGCAATACTCTAGGTACTGTTTTGTGCTCCTGACCCTGGAATAGGAGAGTAGGATGTAAGTACTGCCTTCCACCAGGACCATCGGGATGCAGTAATTACTGTTGCACTGCCTCCcaccctttcttcctctccccttGCAACAGGGAAGTAGGAGGCAGCACGGCACGCTTTGAGGAGCTCCTTTTGAAGTGACTTTATGAGTAACGGACTGGCGAGCTGTAGGAAATGAGATGCTGGCACTCTTTGCTCTCAGATCATTTCTACTCCCTTATGTCTGCGGCCAGAGCAGCAGTCTGCTGTCTGCCTATCCTCAGAGACCTGGAGCTCGTCAGATCTCATCAGCTTCAAGAGGCTCCTGCCAAGGGTCTGATGTCAAtggagagaaggggagaggaagaATCGGGAGGCTATTGGTGTGGTGTGGGATAGGTAGCAGCACCATGGCTTGGACTCACATCTGTGAGGTCCAGCATGGCGAGAGCATTGTCCAATCCCTTGTCATCTTTGAGGTAACATCGTCGAGACAGAAATACCAGTCCTCCTGGTGACAGGCAGGATGCAGGACTGCTGTTGGGATGTGTGCCTGGAGTAGTGGGACAGCCTCTTTGTGCTACCAGGAACCCAACCTGGTTAAGCTTATGAGACATGACAGCATCACAGCCCAAGGTGGTATTGCTGCAGGCAGCCATACTCTGCGACAGCAGCACTGGCATTGGGGACATGTCACTTGAAGCCTGTCATGACACACATCTGGCCGTTGAAGAGGCAGCGTATAAATGTGTCTCCTGGTCACCAGCCTGCTGGCAGCGTGCAAAGAGAGTCTCTTTGCCAGAGCAGCCTCTCATGTTGCTCGCGGTGAGCTACTATTGCATCGCTGGGCCAACAAAGTTGTTCATGCTGCTTGTTGTGCAGCCATGTAAAATCAGGAGTCTGTGTTTGGcagctgtcagtgctgctcGTGCAGGCGCTGCCCTCATCCCTGCTCGTCATGTTGGTGCTCCTCTggggggagcagcagcagcttcttcagcagattttgctgttgtttcctTTGGGTTAATCTCCTTCTTGGCACCTGATTATTTGCTTCTCTGGGGAATGCACACGGCTCTGCCCATTGCATGTTTGGAATTCCCATCTCCCTGGCTTTAATCCCCATCTGGGAACGATGGCTGGTGCCGGAGGCCCAGGCCCGAGCCTTgtgctcctggtgtctgtgccCAGGTGGGCAGCTCTTGGGTATCACAGGGAAGTGATGCACTGAGTGGAGGCCAGCTTCCCCAAATGGTTCCTAATGATTCCCACAGAACAGGTAAGCGTCAGcattgctgctttgctgccatCCCCATCACATTGCTGTTGATGTCCCTCGTCCCCCCTGCTGTAAGCAGGGCATAGGGTGTCCTCTTGGCACCCCTTCTCCCAGCTCTGTGAAAGCAAGTCTAGGCTCCACACTCCCATCGCTGCTCCTCCATCTGCCCTTTGGGGTGCTGAGTTTCCTGCCTTCCTCATTCCCCTTTCAGCACGCTTCTGTCGGTGTGTCATTAGCTGCAGCGAAG is a genomic window of Meleagris gallopavo isolate NT-WF06-2002-E0010 breed Aviagen turkey brand Nicholas breeding stock chromosome 1, Turkey_5.1, whole genome shotgun sequence containing:
- the CD80 gene encoding T-lymphocyte activation antigen CD80 isoform X1; translated protein: MGCLPVPSSWPLKRWLGLGLIVLYCITLGCAQEKKVAKSKVGEKVGLPCCYKIPSSESLQNYRVYWQMNVTDVVLAYSGGEKILENPRYVNRTKLDFENLTLWISGVEILDSGPYQCIVQSLQSSPDKPGSHLLCGEPVTLFVTADFSKPNVEREVTASSCESTEMVVRCSSHGGFPKPKIYGVLNNVSVVLNTTWESESSLSPYNVTGTLWLNVSKDINFTCFVEYDGLLRSTSLLLGRFSYYVDCSKNNTSSISFCGSYNRYKEHSNTNQ
- the CD80 gene encoding T-lymphocyte activation antigen CD80 isoform X2, producing MGCAQEKKVAKSKVGEKVGLPCCYKIPSSESLQNYRVYWQMNVTDVVLAYSGGEKILENPRYVNRTKLDFENLTLWISGVEILDSGPYQCIVQSLQSSPDKPGSHLLCGEPVTLFVTADFSKPNVEREVTASSCESTEMVVRCSSHGGFPKPKIYGVLNNVSVVLNTTWESESSLSPYNVTGTLWLNVSKDINFTCFVEYDGLLRSTSLLLGRFSYYVDCSKNNTSSISFCGSYNRYKEHSNTNQ